A single window of Stigmatopora nigra isolate UIUO_SnigA chromosome 20, RoL_Snig_1.1, whole genome shotgun sequence DNA harbors:
- the rgp1 gene encoding RAB6A-GEF complex partner protein 2, translating into MIEVVASIARGPVFLAGELMECLVTFRNPMSHLSTSATSEMLAWASAQIHCQFHASESKVNLPSRINKQDVQAGSDTVLIPNRGERGQCVLDTPPKILFCDLRLDPGESKTYSYSESVPADGPPSFRGQSVKYVYKLTIGCQRVNSPIKLLRVPFRVLVLQGTPEPFFPQYEEVSPSNPFLEEEEASRRDALNLERALDMLTVSTSRRCPHVYNITNVRGKVAKFCIFKTLYRLGEDIVGTFNFSDGDIPCLQYSVSLQSEEEIAREYRRRPGQPPVVTGHGRQMESCLHTASSHFSIPVPLNVTPGFGTDVATLRWRLHFEFVTAREPAEPPVVLQDESKATVWSGAETVEVDTFSWDLAIKILPTNPALASYESQFTGTNRIQI; encoded by the exons ATGATCGAGGTCGTGGCTTCCATTGCCCGAGGGCCCGTGTTTTTAGCCGGCGAGCTAATGGAATGCCTGGTCACTTTTCGGAATCCGATGTCGCATCTATCTACATCGGCTaccag TGAGATGTTAGCATGGGCTAGCGCCCAGATCCACTGTCAGTTCCATGCTAGCGAGAGCAAAGTGAATCTACCGAGCCGGATCAATAAGCAAGACGTCCAGGCGGGTAGTGACACGGTTCTGATCCCCAATCGAG GCGAGCGAGGGCAATGCGTTCTGGACACGCCCCCTAAAATTCTCTTCTGTGATCTGCGCCTGGATCCTGGAGAGAGTAAAACCT ATTCGTATAGCGAATCGGTGCCAGCGGACGGGCCTCCTAGTTTCCGTGGCCAGTCTGTCAAATATGTCTACAAGCTAACCATTGGCTGTCAAAGGGTCAATTCTCCCATCAAGCTCCTCAGAGTTCCTTTTCGAGTTTTGGTTCTGCAAG GTACCCCGGAACCCTTCTTCCCCCAGTATGAGGAAGTTTCCCCCTCAAATCCCTTTCTGGAGGAAGAAGAAGCTAGCCGGCGGGATGCACTAAACCTGGAGAGGGCTCTGGACATGCTCACTGTCTCTACATCCAGACGCTGTCCCC ACGTGTACAACATCACCAACGTGCGTGGGAAAGTGGCAAAGTTCTGCATTTTCAAGACACTCTACAGACTCGGCGAAGACATAGTTGGCACGTTCAATTTTTCCGATGGCGACATTCCTTGCCTGCAG TATTCGGTGAGCCTCCAAAGCGAAGAGGAGATTGCACGGGAGTACCGGCGGCGCCCCGGCCAACCCCCCGTGGTGACGGGACATGGCCGTCAAATGGAATCGTGCCTGCACACCGCCTCTAGTCACTTCTCCATCCCAGTCCCCCTCAACGTCACACCGGGCTTTGGAACGGACGTGG CGACCTTGCGCTGGCGCCTACACTTTGAATTCGTCACTGCCCGAGAGCCAGCCGAACCCCCCGTGGTGCTTCAGGATGAGTCCAAGGCGACTGTTTGGTCCGGTGCCGAAACCGTGGAAGTGGACACTTTCAGTTGGGACCTGGCCATTAAGATCCTCCCCACCAACCCGGCTTTAGCGTCCTACGAGTCCCAGTTCACGGGGACCAACAGGATCCAGATTTGA